In Thermosphaera sp., a genomic segment contains:
- a CDS encoding sugar ABC transporter permease, with translation MKSSIRRGKIINPWVLILPSFLILLVFNIFPLIWSLGISFHRFSIIIRETPRYVGGYNYITILSSPEAWDRIIRTGSFLIYSLLFQFSIALVVALLMFEDFKGKRIMLTVFMIPLMIAPIASALFFRYLFDENLGPVNNFLQSILGTRVLWFSNEISPLGIPYSLLTVILVETWIWTPFITFLLVAGISSIPHDLIEQSRVDSLKFIHKFRYVILPYIKPMLAIALIFRFMDALKTFDSVYVLTAGGPGSTTELISVYIYKLAFERWDFGSATAMSYLVLVVVIFMTNVFMRYVLGGERE, from the coding sequence GTGAAGTCTTCAATTAGACGAGGTAAAATAATCAACCCTTGGGTTCTCATTTTGCCATCTTTCCTGATACTTTTGGTATTTAATATTTTCCCACTCATATGGAGCCTTGGTATATCATTTCACAGATTTTCAATTATAATTAGGGAGACGCCGAGATATGTTGGAGGTTACAATTACATAACAATCTTATCCAGTCCAGAGGCTTGGGACCGTATAATACGTACCGGCTCATTCCTGATTTACTCCCTTCTCTTCCAATTCAGCATCGCGCTGGTCGTTGCACTGTTGATGTTTGAAGATTTCAAGGGCAAGAGGATCATGCTGACGGTTTTCATGATTCCACTAATGATAGCTCCAATCGCGTCTGCCCTTTTCTTTAGATACTTGTTTGATGAAAATCTTGGACCAGTCAACAATTTCCTTCAATCAATTCTCGGAACCCGAGTTCTGTGGTTCAGCAATGAGATAAGTCCCCTAGGTATTCCCTATTCCCTGCTCACTGTGATATTGGTGGAAACGTGGATTTGGACTCCGTTCATTACTTTCCTCTTGGTGGCTGGGATAAGCTCTATACCACACGATTTAATAGAACAAAGCCGGGTTGACTCGCTTAAATTCATTCATAAATTTAGGTACGTAATTCTTCCATACATCAAACCTATGCTTGCGATAGCGCTGATATTCAGATTCATGGATGCGTTGAAAACTTTCGACTCAGTATATGTTTTAACGGCAGGAGGACCTGGCTCAACAACAGAGCTGATCTCGGTATACATCTACAAGCTTGCCTTTGAGAGGTGGGATTTTGGATCAGCCACTGCTATGAGCTATCTCGTATTAGTTGTGGTCATATTCATGACGAATGTCTTCATGAGGTACGTGCTAGGAGGTGAGAGGGAATGA
- a CDS encoding lysylphosphatidylglycerol synthase domain-containing protein, with product MSLAIGIEWRKVAATLIIVTIVIVAYGIFTSGYEGFSSILTPRTIASLAFLLAGWFISAIRLRLLVDRVYGFKIKLSDSLKARFLGGLLANITPSAIGGEPARAAYLRKVMDRGIEELYALSLYEVYYDVILVNMMAFIPAFFYLPVSLPVVLVSSFMIASWIYIGFFIKQTSNNSPKGFIGWLSKKFPKFTERYLKFSTRYAEISSRISLNGKILIAVLTLSYNTLWGVAAWFFTDSSSILQCIMAYYFMMSMGSLPTPGGSISSEYALSLVLPPSTVVSYRTLFYYSTILIGLVILARELD from the coding sequence TTGTCTTTAGCTATTGGGATTGAGTGGAGAAAAGTAGCCGCCACTTTGATCATCGTTACAATCGTAATCGTAGCGTACGGCATATTCACAAGCGGATACGAGGGTTTCTCCAGCATATTAACCCCTAGGACAATCGCTTCCCTAGCGTTTCTGCTAGCCGGATGGTTTATCTCTGCTATAAGGCTCAGATTACTCGTAGATAGAGTCTACGGGTTTAAGATCAAATTATCCGACTCGTTAAAAGCTAGATTCCTGGGTGGATTACTCGCGAATATTACGCCATCAGCCATCGGAGGAGAACCCGCAAGGGCAGCTTATCTGCGGAAAGTGATGGATAGGGGGATTGAGGAATTATACGCGTTATCCCTCTACGAAGTATACTATGATGTAATCTTGGTAAACATGATGGCGTTCATACCCGCGTTTTTCTACCTACCGGTTTCTCTGCCAGTCGTGCTTGTCTCCTCTTTTATGATTGCCTCATGGATTTACATAGGCTTCTTCATCAAACAAACCTCAAACAATTCCCCTAAAGGATTCATCGGCTGGTTATCGAAGAAGTTTCCCAAATTCACGGAGAGATATCTAAAATTTTCAACGAGGTATGCCGAGATCTCGTCAAGGATAAGTCTTAATGGAAAAATCCTTATAGCAGTGTTGACACTGTCTTACAACACTCTATGGGGGGTGGCGGCGTGGTTCTTCACCGATTCTAGTAGCATCCTCCAGTGCATTATGGCTTACTACTTTATGATGAGTATGGGGTCTTTACCAACCCCTGGTGGAAGTATCTCATCAGAATATGCACTATCCCTTGTCTTACCTCCTTCAACCGTTGTAAGTTATAGGACATTGTTTTATTATTCAACGATTCTAATAGGTCTCGTAATCCTCGCTCGGGAACTCGATTGA
- a CDS encoding ABC transporter ATP-binding protein — MKVDSVSKSFGNVQALKNVSLDIKNGEFFAILGPSGCGKTTLLRIIAGLEKPTKGRIFFDDYDVTDVPAEIRDVSMVFQFYALYPTSVYNNIVLPLKSRGYSSGEAHRRTIEIAELLGIEHLLNTHIDKLSVAEKQKVALARAIAKEPQLYLLDEPLTILDPVSRVIMRAELKRIQRELHQTIIYVTHDQIEALTLADRIAVMNFGVVEQVGSPYDVYNYPGSVFVGWFLGEPGMNFVEAKIEGEYLKVAGKSIMKDGSLEKLSAKYGYESVLLGFRAEHAKILKHPVEIPSEKFVLIEGVVRVLEFMGTYYVVDIESNDAEFKVKIDPKGFNELSLNEGSRVWCIIPKERVLLFDPHSNRRLELGDWVG; from the coding sequence GTGAAAGTAGATAGTGTTTCAAAATCGTTTGGAAACGTTCAAGCCTTGAAAAATGTTTCCCTTGATATAAAAAACGGAGAATTCTTCGCAATACTTGGGCCGAGCGGTTGCGGCAAGACCACTCTTCTAAGGATAATAGCAGGACTCGAGAAGCCTACGAAGGGAAGGATTTTCTTCGATGACTATGATGTAACTGATGTGCCAGCTGAAATCCGCGACGTCTCGATGGTTTTCCAGTTCTATGCTCTTTATCCTACTAGTGTTTACAATAATATTGTTCTACCGCTGAAATCCAGGGGATATAGTAGTGGAGAAGCACACAGACGAACTATTGAAATTGCAGAACTCCTTGGCATCGAACACTTGTTGAATACTCATATTGACAAGCTGAGTGTGGCGGAAAAACAAAAAGTAGCTCTTGCCCGAGCCATAGCTAAGGAGCCTCAGCTATATCTGCTCGATGAACCCCTCACCATATTAGACCCGGTCTCCAGGGTGATCATGAGGGCAGAGTTGAAAAGGATTCAGAGAGAGCTTCATCAAACGATAATCTATGTTACTCATGATCAGATCGAGGCATTAACCCTTGCTGATAGAATTGCCGTAATGAATTTCGGAGTTGTGGAACAAGTAGGTTCACCATATGATGTTTACAATTATCCTGGTTCGGTTTTTGTTGGATGGTTCTTAGGGGAGCCTGGCATGAATTTCGTGGAAGCCAAGATAGAGGGCGAATACTTGAAGGTAGCTGGTAAATCAATAATGAAGGATGGAAGTCTTGAAAAGCTATCTGCGAAGTATGGCTACGAAAGTGTTTTACTCGGTTTTAGAGCGGAGCATGCGAAGATTCTAAAACACCCCGTAGAGATTCCGAGTGAAAAATTTGTTTTGATCGAAGGAGTGGTCAGAGTTCTGGAGTTCATGGGAACTTATTATGTCGTCGACATAGAGTCTAACGATGCTGAGTTTAAAGTGAAGATCGATCCTAAGGGGTTCAATGAGTTATCGTTGAATGAGGGATCTCGGGTCTGGTGTATTATCCCTAAAGAAAGAGTATTACTGTTCGATCCGCACTCAAACAGAAGGTTGGAGCTGGGTGATTGGGTTGGTTAA
- the prf1 gene encoding peptide chain release factor aRF-1, whose product MRVDRQRLREIIRELKKWRAHATILLSLYIPPGRPVSDVLNMLRQELSITDNIKLKKTKSAVQRALTMAIDRLSKVPKVPDKGLVLFAGENPDTGESILVMLIPPEEVPVYFYRTDKYFHTEFLEEMVSESNTIGLLIIERDAATIGMLKGNRLKIVEELEDYIPGKHEKGGQSQRRYDRIIEQMVDEFYKRVGEHANRVFLPLYEQGKLKGILIGGPAYAKYDFLEKDNLDYRLKKIVLPELIDVGYQGEAGLREMILKAGDLLKEQEYAEVLKYMEEFKLHMAKDDGMIVYGEEEVKNALEMGMVSILFISEEREDVERWLDLAKKSGAKTLVISNDVPEAEWFSKTFNGLAGILRARIYG is encoded by the coding sequence ATGCGTGTTGACAGGCAAAGGCTCAGGGAAATTATTAGAGAGCTCAAAAAATGGAGGGCACATGCTACTATCTTATTGAGCCTTTACATACCTCCTGGGCGACCGGTAAGCGATGTTTTAAACATGCTGAGGCAGGAGCTATCCATTACAGACAACATCAAGCTCAAGAAAACTAAATCTGCAGTTCAGAGAGCTCTGACGATGGCGATAGATCGGTTGAGCAAGGTTCCCAAGGTTCCCGATAAGGGATTGGTATTATTTGCGGGAGAAAACCCTGATACTGGAGAGTCGATTTTAGTAATGCTTATTCCGCCCGAGGAAGTTCCCGTATACTTTTACAGGACAGATAAGTATTTTCACACGGAATTCCTTGAAGAAATGGTTAGCGAATCCAACACGATCGGACTCTTGATTATCGAGAGAGATGCTGCCACGATAGGAATGTTGAAGGGGAATAGGCTGAAGATTGTTGAAGAGCTGGAAGATTATATCCCTGGGAAGCATGAGAAGGGTGGGCAAAGCCAGCGAAGATATGATAGGATTATTGAGCAAATGGTGGACGAGTTCTACAAGAGGGTTGGAGAACACGCGAACAGGGTGTTTCTACCTCTTTACGAGCAAGGGAAGTTGAAAGGGATTCTTATAGGAGGCCCCGCCTATGCAAAGTATGATTTCCTCGAAAAAGACAATTTAGATTATAGGTTGAAGAAGATTGTTCTGCCGGAGCTCATCGACGTTGGTTATCAAGGTGAGGCAGGGTTAAGGGAGATGATATTGAAGGCTGGAGACCTTCTGAAGGAGCAAGAATATGCTGAGGTGTTGAAGTATATGGAGGAGTTTAAACTTCACATGGCGAAGGATGATGGAATGATAGTGTACGGTGAGGAAGAAGTTAAGAATGCTCTTGAGATGGGAATGGTTTCGATCCTATTCATAAGCGAGGAGCGCGAGGATGTTGAGAGATGGCTTGACCTAGCAAAGAAAAGTGGAGCAAAAACTCTCGTAATAAGCAACGATGTCCCGGAGGCGGAATGGTTTAGTAAAACGTTTAACGGTCTTGCAGGGATTCTTAGAGCGAGGATTTACGGTTAG
- a CDS encoding PhoU domain-containing protein: protein MPSIERRKVQKTGSSSFIITLPKEWVDAVKLKSGDHVYVYEYEGKLVIIPPEMEMLQTQSNIKVSSDLSTEQVFRMLVAAYLSGYTNITITFDPSLSNLAKRVSDIKNLARVKLAGVEVVEESYNTVTFKILLNIKELPIVSALRRLHLIVNNMLNDVVEALTSNNRNLAEAVIQRDDEADRFHHMIVRELSMALIDVRIQHELGLSNIIEAMNYRIIARNLERIADHATNIAKRLMKIDNNISNVELVITLAQRALEIFNKSMDALYSQSRREAEEVIQGAKDTVDEIDRVLYQKLIPAKIDDREKAFLVMVCDSLRRIVRYSNGIAEASLNIKASKSAEIEVK from the coding sequence ATGCCCAGTATAGAGAGAAGAAAGGTTCAAAAAACAGGATCATCATCTTTCATAATTACTTTACCAAAAGAATGGGTTGACGCTGTTAAACTAAAGAGTGGGGACCACGTATACGTTTATGAATACGAAGGAAAACTTGTAATAATCCCACCAGAAATGGAAATGCTTCAGACCCAATCCAATATTAAGGTGTCTTCCGACCTGTCAACTGAGCAGGTATTTAGAATGCTGGTTGCAGCCTACTTATCAGGCTATACCAACATCACCATTACATTCGACCCCAGCCTATCTAATTTGGCCAAGAGAGTAAGTGACATCAAAAACCTGGCCAGGGTTAAACTCGCCGGCGTAGAAGTGGTTGAAGAATCTTACAACACGGTAACTTTCAAGATATTGTTAAATATCAAGGAGCTCCCAATAGTTAGTGCCCTCAGAAGGCTCCACTTAATAGTAAATAATATGCTCAACGACGTCGTAGAGGCTTTAACATCCAATAATAGAAACCTGGCTGAGGCGGTTATTCAGAGAGATGATGAAGCAGACAGATTTCACCACATGATCGTGCGTGAGCTTTCAATGGCTTTAATTGATGTTAGAATACAACACGAGCTCGGCCTCTCCAACATAATAGAAGCCATGAACTACAGAATAATCGCTAGAAACCTCGAGAGAATCGCCGACCATGCGACGAATATTGCCAAACGGTTAATGAAAATAGATAATAACATAAGTAACGTAGAATTAGTTATCACCTTGGCGCAGAGAGCTCTTGAAATATTCAATAAATCGATGGATGCCCTCTATAGTCAAAGTAGAAGAGAGGCAGAAGAAGTTATTCAAGGCGCTAAGGATACTGTCGACGAGATAGATAGAGTATTATATCAAAAATTAATTCCAGCGAAAATAGACGATAGAGAGAAGGCATTTCTAGTTATGGTTTGCGACAGCTTGAGAAGGATCGTAAGATACTCTAATGGAATAGCTGAAGCTTCGTTAAACATCAAGGCATCTAAGTCAGCTGAAATCGAGGTTAAGTAA
- a CDS encoding ABC transporter permease, producing the protein MMDAQMIINILVQTSYAATPLLLASVGEIVGERAGIVNIGLEGIMLISGFVSIVLAYTFQSPFIGVIGGILIGGVIGLLHAIIATYLKGDHVISGIGINLFAAGFVPYGIEAVWGVRGYFTIPASLKVPKIPGTDLSPLFITSIALALITYLVMFKTPYGLMLRACGEEPRAAESAGIRIEMTQTLASIITGLFTGLAGAFLAIDWLSSITKNLPAGRGFIALAIVNFANWNPILGVAGSYLFGFFWVLIGWLKLSPLKEIIPLPLMETFPYIATLAVTAGVIGRARPPRFVGKTYKRE; encoded by the coding sequence ATGATGGATGCGCAAATGATTATTAATATCTTAGTTCAAACATCTTACGCTGCTACCCCATTATTACTGGCCTCTGTAGGAGAGATAGTGGGTGAAAGAGCCGGCATCGTCAACATTGGTTTAGAGGGAATAATGTTAATATCGGGCTTTGTATCAATCGTTCTCGCATATACGTTTCAATCACCATTCATAGGCGTCATTGGCGGAATATTGATCGGAGGAGTAATCGGACTGCTTCACGCCATTATAGCAACTTACCTGAAGGGAGACCATGTGATCAGTGGAATCGGTATAAACCTGTTTGCCGCAGGCTTTGTACCATATGGAATCGAAGCTGTTTGGGGAGTTAGGGGATATTTCACCATACCAGCAAGCTTGAAGGTGCCAAAAATCCCAGGGACCGATTTATCGCCCCTTTTCATAACCAGTATAGCTCTTGCACTGATTACGTATTTGGTAATGTTTAAGACTCCTTACGGTTTAATGCTTCGTGCATGCGGCGAGGAACCCAGAGCCGCAGAGTCGGCCGGCATCAGAATCGAGATGACTCAAACTCTCGCATCGATAATAACTGGACTCTTCACGGGTCTGGCCGGGGCTTTCCTCGCCATTGATTGGTTATCTTCTATCACCAAAAATCTTCCGGCTGGAAGGGGCTTCATTGCGCTTGCCATAGTTAATTTTGCAAATTGGAATCCTATCCTGGGAGTCGCAGGAAGCTATCTTTTCGGATTCTTCTGGGTTCTAATCGGTTGGCTAAAGTTAAGCCCCCTCAAGGAAATCATACCATTGCCTTTAATGGAGACCTTCCCCTACATAGCCACCCTAGCCGTGACAGCCGGAGTAATCGGAAGAGCGAGACCTCCAAGGTTTGTAGGCAAGACTTACAAGAGGGAATAG
- a CDS encoding extracellular solute-binding protein, producing the protein MSILNKTLLVGLLIIIAIIVGVAAYFLMQPPAKEVTIVILSPEWEPGKIMEQMASDFTKYAQEKLGYKVNVKFDFTPWGTYYTRVTSVVTAKSSEVDIIFADSQWLGELYEGGHIISLKDFILNDPDLRYAVLNDTFENLVYFYTAYPQGSDNYVAIPGYADATPLVYFRTDLFNHPEERAAFRERYGYDLPRTLEEWKNLDWLQFKDIAEFFTRRAGQTLAGQVLTEDFYGLALVLSRDYDYISCFFLSVFWSWGAELWDPATKNPINYINSSRAKEALTFFVGLTNYMPPGPATFDYDKVITLYAQGKVAMTILWPSMAPALFDPNTSRVFNVTGVAIQPHHNGTRYTTLGGQPLVISAYSRNKEEAKLFLKWFYTVAYKDYSLRVGFTARKSVAQDPEFLNSKPWAPVFTEAVKYAKDFWNVPYYGRLLEQQQLYLNKAVAGEIAPAEALDIIAQKQWEIIQEYR; encoded by the coding sequence GTGAGTATATTGAATAAAACTCTACTAGTGGGACTTCTAATAATCATCGCAATAATCGTTGGTGTAGCGGCATATTTTCTGATGCAACCCCCTGCAAAAGAAGTTACAATTGTGATATTAAGCCCAGAATGGGAGCCTGGTAAAATTATGGAGCAAATGGCATCTGATTTCACTAAGTATGCCCAGGAAAAACTCGGATATAAAGTCAACGTTAAGTTCGATTTCACTCCATGGGGAACATACTACACTAGGGTAACAAGCGTGGTGACAGCTAAGAGCAGCGAAGTCGACATTATATTTGCAGATAGTCAGTGGCTGGGAGAATTGTATGAGGGAGGACATATCATTTCGCTCAAGGACTTCATACTGAATGACCCCGACCTCAGATATGCGGTATTGAACGATACCTTTGAGAACCTAGTGTACTTCTACACAGCTTATCCGCAGGGAAGCGATAATTACGTTGCAATCCCCGGATACGCAGATGCAACTCCATTGGTATACTTTAGGACAGATTTATTCAATCACCCGGAGGAAAGAGCCGCTTTTAGGGAGAGGTATGGGTATGATTTACCCAGAACATTAGAGGAGTGGAAGAACCTAGACTGGTTGCAGTTCAAAGATATAGCAGAGTTCTTCACTAGAAGAGCTGGTCAAACTCTAGCTGGGCAAGTCTTGACTGAGGACTTTTATGGGCTTGCTCTAGTTCTCTCAAGAGATTACGACTATATCTCATGTTTCTTCCTCAGCGTATTCTGGAGCTGGGGAGCCGAATTATGGGATCCCGCCACTAAGAACCCGATAAATTACATAAACAGCTCAAGGGCTAAGGAAGCCTTGACTTTCTTTGTTGGCTTGACTAACTATATGCCTCCAGGCCCGGCAACGTTCGACTATGATAAAGTTATAACGTTGTATGCTCAGGGCAAGGTAGCGATGACGATACTGTGGCCCTCCATGGCTCCTGCCCTATTCGATCCGAATACTTCAAGAGTATTTAATGTTACAGGAGTTGCTATTCAGCCGCACCACAATGGCACGCGATACACCACTCTAGGGGGACAACCATTAGTCATAAGCGCTTACTCTAGAAACAAAGAGGAGGCAAAGCTGTTCCTGAAATGGTTCTATACGGTTGCTTACAAGGACTATTCGCTCAGGGTTGGATTCACTGCTAGAAAGTCCGTGGCACAGGACCCTGAGTTCCTGAACTCTAAACCATGGGCCCCGGTATTCACGGAGGCTGTGAAATACGCGAAGGACTTCTGGAATGTCCCCTATTACGGTAGACTATTGGAACAACAACAACTTTACCTGAACAAGGCAGTAGCGGGCGAGATCGCCCCTGCTGAAGCCCTCGATATAATTGCACAGAAGCAATGGGAGATAATTCAAGAATACAGGTAA
- a CDS encoding carbohydrate ABC transporter permease — MKNYRRDTLIYRLKRFLKMSVLIAIIAVYIMPIYGMFNLAFRSRAEMFANFFLITQPTLENFVEAYQYGAYSAIVNSIVITAGGVGLALGLSILAAYAFSRFNIKGKNLLMFYILSTRMMPPITLIIPIFIMYYTLGLKGTYVGLILVYGMMALPLSVWMTKSFIDDIPKDIDDAAVLDGHSTMYILFKIVLPMVVPGIAASAAFAAITIWNEFLFALLLSGIDTKPTSVLLSSIRGERGFNWGRVAAIEVIYILPIIILVFWLQKHMLRGLTFGTVRR, encoded by the coding sequence ATGAAGAACTATAGAAGGGACACGCTCATTTACAGGTTGAAGAGATTTCTGAAAATGAGTGTACTAATAGCGATCATTGCAGTATACATCATGCCAATTTATGGTATGTTCAACCTAGCCTTCCGCTCCAGGGCCGAGATGTTTGCAAACTTCTTCCTAATTACACAACCTACTTTGGAAAACTTTGTAGAGGCTTATCAGTATGGTGCGTACTCCGCCATTGTAAACTCTATTGTGATCACGGCAGGAGGAGTGGGCTTAGCTCTCGGGTTATCAATTCTAGCGGCTTATGCCTTTTCCAGATTCAATATAAAAGGGAAAAACCTGCTAATGTTCTACATTCTTTCAACGAGAATGATGCCTCCAATTACACTGATCATACCCATATTCATAATGTATTATACCTTAGGATTGAAGGGAACTTACGTGGGCTTAATCCTAGTATATGGAATGATGGCTCTTCCATTGTCCGTTTGGATGACGAAGAGCTTCATAGATGATATTCCAAAGGATATCGATGATGCAGCAGTATTGGATGGTCATTCAACGATGTATATATTATTTAAAATAGTTTTACCGATGGTTGTCCCTGGGATTGCTGCTTCAGCGGCCTTCGCCGCGATTACGATATGGAATGAGTTCCTTTTTGCACTACTACTCAGCGGAATAGATACAAAGCCGACATCGGTGTTGTTGAGCAGTATTAGGGGGGAGAGAGGCTTCAATTGGGGAAGAGTAGCGGCGATCGAAGTAATATACATTCTCCCGATCATAATTCTAGTATTTTGGCTTCAAAAACACATGTTGCGGGGATTGACTTTTGGGACTGTGAGGAGGTAA
- a CDS encoding Gfo/Idh/MocA family oxidoreductase, producing MSGNNILRIGFLGSGFVSKFHARALKMVRGAEIVAVYSRRLESAKNLSSFIESLGFKKPRVYNEITDFVSDKELDAVWIMLPNNLHLEATRIIVEEVLQGKSNIRAIAIEKPLARNVMEANEMVKLVEKAGLLHGYLENQVFMPSVVRAKDVVWNIGAKYSGRPYLSRAAEEHSGPHNAWFWVPSISGGGVLIDMACHSIEASRYLLLDPKSPKNSLRPVEIFGETAFLKWVKEEYREELRRRFNIDFSKEPAEDYALTIVKYEDETGDIVVSEARTSWSFVGAGLRLTFEILGPEYSASINTLQPELFTFISRNIRIPASEEFVEKQNAEQGLMPVLPDEAFTYGYQAEDAHMVESFLAGKLPFENWYDGKLVVELMMHAYLSAEKGGKVRYDPQQVENYTPLVARRKV from the coding sequence ATGAGTGGGAATAATATTCTTAGAATAGGGTTTCTTGGCTCGGGCTTTGTATCAAAATTCCATGCGCGAGCATTGAAGATGGTGAGAGGTGCCGAAATCGTAGCGGTGTATTCTAGAAGACTTGAGTCAGCAAAAAATCTATCCTCTTTCATAGAGTCGTTGGGTTTTAAGAAGCCTAGAGTTTACAATGAGATAACTGATTTCGTTTCCGATAAAGAATTAGACGCCGTATGGATAATGCTTCCTAATAATCTCCATCTCGAAGCCACTAGGATCATAGTGGAAGAAGTATTGCAAGGTAAATCCAACATAAGAGCGATCGCCATTGAAAAACCGCTCGCGCGAAACGTTATGGAGGCGAACGAGATGGTTAAACTTGTTGAAAAAGCAGGCTTATTACACGGATACTTGGAGAATCAAGTGTTCATGCCCTCGGTTGTCAGAGCTAAAGACGTGGTGTGGAATATAGGCGCCAAGTATTCTGGAAGACCATACCTCTCAAGGGCTGCTGAGGAACATTCTGGCCCGCATAATGCTTGGTTCTGGGTTCCTAGCATTTCTGGTGGTGGAGTTTTAATAGATATGGCGTGTCACAGTATAGAAGCATCTAGGTATTTACTGCTGGACCCTAAGTCTCCAAAGAATTCCCTAAGACCTGTTGAGATATTCGGGGAGACAGCATTCCTGAAATGGGTGAAGGAGGAATATCGTGAAGAACTCCGCAGGAGATTCAACATAGACTTTTCAAAGGAGCCTGCCGAGGATTATGCATTAACTATTGTAAAATATGAGGATGAAACCGGCGACATTGTCGTTAGTGAGGCGAGGACTTCCTGGTCTTTTGTGGGAGCGGGTTTAAGGCTCACGTTTGAGATTCTGGGACCAGAATACAGTGCTTCAATTAATACTCTGCAACCCGAGTTATTCACTTTTATAAGCAGGAACATTAGGATACCAGCAAGCGAAGAATTTGTGGAGAAGCAGAATGCTGAACAAGGCTTAATGCCAGTCCTCCCTGATGAAGCTTTCACATACGGTTACCAGGCCGAGGATGCTCACATGGTTGAGTCTTTTCTAGCTGGTAAACTACCTTTTGAAAACTGGTATGACGGTAAGCTTGTGGTTGAGTTAATGATGCACGCGTATCTCTCTGCTGAGAAGGGCGGTAAAGTCCGGTATGATCCGCAACAAGTTGAAAACTATACTCCACTCGTAGCTAGGAGGAAGGTTTAA
- a CDS encoding ABC transporter ATP-binding protein — MEKSIMVTNISKEIRRKKILDGVSFEAKKGELIVILGPPGSGKTTLLKIIAGLEKQDAGSVFINGVKVDELPPYERKISMVFETLALYSNMTVFDNIASPLIAEKKPKEYIEKRVLEIARILKIENLLNRRADKLSGGERQRVAIARALAKEAEIYLLDEPFSNLDAKIRYALRTEFKKLKTILGKTLVLATSDPLDALALGDMVVFIDQGRVVQVGSPRDVYYKPVRLDIARYMTGKILNEVILSKRFENGGVAVTSDVDASLSQSVYTTILSVPAEKVVVTSYPDSTIIGKTVGECSGIKLKGRYLGYEYRGSEYLVFAENKGLLFKSLMYEKPLLDFNEPVEVCISGGEYSIYDYDNGELLR; from the coding sequence TTGGAGAAATCGATCATGGTTACCAATATTTCTAAAGAGATAAGGCGGAAGAAAATTCTAGACGGTGTATCTTTCGAAGCGAAAAAGGGCGAGCTAATAGTTATCCTGGGTCCACCCGGGTCTGGAAAAACGACCCTACTGAAGATCATAGCTGGTCTCGAGAAACAAGATGCTGGAAGTGTTTTCATCAATGGAGTCAAAGTGGATGAATTACCACCCTATGAAAGGAAAATATCCATGGTTTTCGAGACCTTGGCACTGTACTCCAATATGACAGTCTTCGACAATATCGCTTCGCCCTTGATAGCTGAGAAAAAACCCAAAGAGTATATTGAGAAGAGGGTCCTTGAAATAGCAAGGATACTTAAAATAGAAAACCTTCTTAACAGGAGGGCTGACAAGCTCAGTGGGGGAGAAAGGCAGAGAGTTGCAATTGCAAGAGCCCTGGCCAAAGAAGCCGAAATTTACCTTTTAGACGAACCATTCTCAAACCTCGACGCGAAAATAAGGTACGCTCTTAGAACCGAGTTTAAGAAACTGAAAACGATCTTGGGTAAGACTCTTGTTCTTGCCACTTCAGACCCTCTTGATGCTTTAGCGTTAGGGGATATGGTCGTGTTTATTGATCAGGGAAGAGTCGTCCAAGTAGGTTCTCCAAGGGATGTGTATTATAAGCCGGTTAGATTAGATATTGCACGATACATGACTGGAAAAATACTCAATGAAGTAATATTATCCAAGAGATTCGAAAATGGGGGTGTAGCCGTTACCAGCGACGTTGACGCATCGCTGTCGCAAAGCGTCTACACAACCATCCTAAGCGTTCCGGCTGAAAAAGTAGTAGTAACATCCTACCCTGATTCTACGATTATAGGGAAAACGGTGGGAGAGTGTTCTGGAATAAAGCTCAAAGGAAGGTACTTAGGGTACGAGTACAGGGGTAGCGAGTACCTCGTTTTCGCGGAGAATAAAGGACTTTTGTTCAAGTCCTTAATGTATGAGAAACCCTTGCTGGATTTCAATGAGCCTGTTGAAGTTTGCATCAGTGGTGGGGAATACTCAATTTACGACTACGATAACGGAGAATTGTTGAGGTGA